The Candidatus Poribacteria bacterium nucleotide sequence CACGAGGGCGACGTGGGCTCCCTCGTCCGCGAGGAACTCGGCGAACGCCTTGCCGATGCCGGAGCTGCCACCCGTGATGACCGCCGTCCTGCCGTCGAAGAGAGCCATGGGATTCCCTCGCGGGATGGACCGATGCGCAGCGACGCGACTCTACCACTCGTGCCGCGCCATGGCAACGAACGGCGGCAACTGCCCACCGACGAGCACGCGGGCGAACGTCATGGTAACGCAGCATGGAAATCCGGTACTATTCGGGTACTATAGAGCAGAAGTGTTCGAGGCATCTCGGTTACGTGGATCGACGAGCCCTGAGGGCATCGGAGCGTCCCGAAGGGTCGCGCAACGTATCGTGTAAGACGCCATGAAGGCAGGCACCGCCATGCTATCGTCGCTGCGCCCCCGCATCGAAGCGCTCTTCGCGGCAATACCCATCGTAGCGGGCGCGTTCGCCGTCGTCAGCGGCGCGCTCGTCCTGATGGGCTGGTTCCTAAAGGTCCCGTTCCTCACGAGTCTCTCGCCGGATTGGGGCTCGGTCAAGGCGAATACAGCGCTGGGGCTGGGTCTCGCCGGCGTCGCCCTCATCCTACTTTCGCGCGAATCATCCTCCCGACGCCGACGCTGGACAGGATACGCCGTAGCGGGCGTGGTGGCTCTCGTCGGCGCGATCACGCTGCTGGAGTATATCACGGGGTGGGATCCGGGGTTCGACCAGTTGCTCGTCACGGAACCGCCCGGCGCTCCGGGAACCAGCGCCCCGGGCAGAATGGCGCCCGCCACGGCGCTGTCATTCCTCCTCGTGGGGTCTGCCCTGCTGCTCCGCCGGGTGCTGCCTCGGCGGTGGATTCCTCCGACCCAGTCCATCGCGCTGGTCACGTTCCTCCTCTCCCTGTTCGCACTCCTCAGTCATCTCTTCGGGCTGGCGTACTACGGGCAGCACCCGTCGTTCACGACGATGGCTCCCCCGACCGCCGTGCCCTTCCTGGCGCTGGCGGTCGGGCTGTTGCTCATGCAGGCAAATCACGGCGTTCCGGCGATGCTGGTGGACACGGGGCCCGCGGGTTGGATGGCGCGCCGTGTGCCACTCTTGATACCCGTGCTCTTGCTGGTCGCGTGGCTGAGGCTCCTGGGCGAACGCATGGGGTTCTACGCGCTGGACGTGGGAATCGCGGGGCTCATATCCATGAGCGTGGCGATTCTCTCGACGCTTGGCTGGATGGCGTGCAAGTCGCTGTTGAGAGCCGACACGGATCGGCGACTGGCGGATCTGGCGCGTCTCGCTTCGGAGGAGGGATTCCGCGCGACGTTCGAGCAGGCTGCGATCGGCATCATGCACGTGCGACAGGGCGGAGCCGTCGTCCGTGCCAACCGCGTGCTGGGCGAGCTCCTGGGCTACTCGTCCGAGGAGCTCCTCCAAATGACCACACTCGATCTCTTGCATCCCGACGACATGGACGCCGCTCTGGAGCCTGCGCGGCAGGTCTACGAGGGCGAGCGAGCGAGCTACTCCACCGAGAAGCGATACGTGCGCAAGGACGGTTCCATCGTGCCTGTGCATTTGACGCTGTCTCTCGCGCGGACGGAGGATGGCGAGCCGGACTACTTTGTCGAGATCGTCGAGGACATCTCCCAGCGCAAGGCGGCGGAGGAGGAGATCCGTAAGCTGAACGCGAACCTCGAGCAGCGAGTCCTGGAACGCACGACCGAGCTCCAGCAGGCGAATCAGGAGCTGGAAGCGTTCACCTATTCGGTGTCCCACGATCTGCGCGCACCGGTCCGAGCCATCAACGGGTTCACGAAGATCATCCTGGAGGACTACCCCTCGGAGTTGCCCGACGAGGTCGTCCGCTACCTTGGACTCGTCACCAACAGCGGCGAGTACATGGGTCGCCTCATCGATGACCTACTGGCGCTGTCGCGGATCGGACGCGCGCCGTTGCGCAAGCAGCGCGTGTCCGTCGCGGAGATCGCCGCCCGCGCGTTCGAGTCGCTCCATGAGGCATGCGAGGGCAGAAGCGTTCGTCTCCGAATGGGCGACTTGCCCGATGTCCAAGCCGAACCGACGATGCTCTACCAGGTCTTCGAAAACCTCCTCTCGAACGCGGTGAAGTTCACCCGGGGTCGGGAAGAAGCGATCATCCGTGTTGACGCCCGTCAGGAAAACGGCAAGACACTCTACGCCGTGTCCGACAACGGCGCCGGCTTCGACATGAAGTACGCCAACAAGCTCTTCCAACCGTTCCAACGCCTCCACAGCGCCAACGACTTCCCGGGCACGGGCGTCGGGCTGGCGATCGTTCGGCGGATCGTCGCGCGGCACGGCGGAACCGTCCGGGCAGAATCGGCGGTCGGTGAAGGCGCGACGTTCCTCTTCTCGCTCGGTTGAGTCGTGCGCCGGCACGCCGAACATCTAAGGAGACACGCATGTCAGCGTCTTTCGTCGAAATCCTCATGGTCGAAGACAACGCGAACGACGTGGAGTTGACGCTCCACGCGCTGCGCAGGAACCGGATCGCCAACAGCATCCATGTCGTCGGCGACGGCGAGGAGGCGCTCGACTTCCTGTTCCGGCGCGGAGCCTACGCTGACCGAGGGGACGGCGTTCCCCGCGTCATCCTGCTCGACCTCAAGCTTCCCAAGGTGGATGGTCTGGAGGTGCTGCGGATCGTCAAGGGAGACGAGCGCACGAAGTTGATACCCGTCGTCGTCCTGACGTCGTCGCGCGAGGAGAAGGACATCATCGAGAGCTACCGTCTGAACGTGAACAGCTACATTGTCAAGCCGGTGGACTTCGAGCAGTTCACCGACTCAGTTCGGCAGCTTGGACTCTATTGGATGCTCACGAACCAGACGCCATCGTAACGACGCAACCCGGGAGGGCGAAGATGGAGGCACAGCGCCCGCTGCAGCTCTTGCTCCTAGAGGATAACCAGGCAGATGTCGAGATCGTCCTCGACAGCCTCCGGCGGAGCGGCGTGGCGCTGGAGCACCGGCATGTCTGGACGCGAGCGCAGTTCGCTGCGGAGCTCGACGCGGCTCCGGACGTCATCGTGTCGGACTACCACTTGCCGCAGTTCGACGCGCTGCAAGCGCTGCGGCTGATGACCGAGCGCGGTCTCGACATTCCCTTCATCGTCGTCACGGGGCACCTGAGCGACGAAGAGGCGGTGGCGTGTCTGCGCGCCGGCGCCTCGGACTTCCTGCTCAAAGACCGCCTGCATCGGTTGCCAGCCGCCATCGAGACGGCGTTGGAGCTGGCAAGCAGCCGCGCTCGGCTCCGCGACGAGCGAGCGGCCCATGATCGGGAACGAGCGCTCCTCAATGCGCTCTTCGAGGGCACGCCCGATCTCGTCTACTTCAAGGATATCGAGTCGCGCTTCACGCGCTTGAACTCCGCGACTGCCAGCCTGCTCGGAGTCGAGAATCCCGCGGATGCCATCGGCAAGACGGACTTCGACTTCTTCGACGCGGAGACGGCTCGGCGCTCCTACGCGGATGAGCAGCGCTTGTTGCGCACCGGCGAAGCCATCCGAGACCGCGAGGAGCTGCTCGACGGTGAGGACCCCGGATGGCTCCTCACGACCAAAGTGCCTCTGCGCGACGCAAGCGGGAAGATCGTCGGCCTTGCCGGTATCGCCAAACACATCACCGAACTGAAGCGAGTCCAACGCGCCCTGCAGCGCGAGCAGAGCCTACTGACCACGCTGATCGACAACCTCCCCGACCTCGTCTACTTCAAGGACGCGCAGGGGCGATTCGCACGGGTCAACCGCCCTAAGGCAGCGCAGCTTGGGCACGACTCCCCGAACGAGGTGACCGGAAAGCTCCCGTCCGACTTCTACGCGCCGGAGCGCGCTCAGCGGTACATCGATGCGGACAGCGAGACGATTCGGGACGGGCGGGCAAGACTCGGGTTCGAGGAGCAACTGCCGAACCCCGCTCCCGACGGGCCCGAACGCTGGTACCAGACCAGCAACGTTCCCGTGCACGGCAGCGACGGCGCTTCCGTCGGCATCGTGGGCATCGCGCGCGACATCACGGAGCGCAAGGCAGTCGAAGAGGCGCTCCGCGAGAGCGAGGAGCGCTTTCGGACGGTCGTCTCGTCCATGTCCGACATCATCTTCACGCTCGACCGCGAGGGCAGACATACCGCCGTCTACGGAAACTGGGTCGAGCGCAGCGGACTGACGCCAGAGACTTTCATCGGGAGGACGGCACGCGACGTACTTGGACCCGAGGCAGCGCGGGTGCACGACGAAGCCAACGCCCGCGCTCTGCGCGGCGAGACCGTCGTCTACGAGTGGAGTGCGCTCGTCAACAGCCAGATGCGGCACTACCAGACGTCGCTTTCGCCGCTGCGTGACGCGCGCGGGGAGGTGACTGGGCTCGTCGGCGTCGGACGGGACATCACTGCCCTGAGGCAAGCCCAAGAGGAAGTGCTCTCGACTCATGCGCGGCTGGAAGCCATCCTGAGTTCGTCTCCGCTGCCGATCCTCGTCGGTGACCTGGAAGGACGGATTACGACGTGGAGCCCTGCAGCCGAGCGTCTATTCGGCTGGACAGCAGACGAGGCAGCCGGTAGGCGTTTGCTGACGGTTCCACCGGGTCTCCAGGCGGAGTTCGTGGAACTCGCTGCCCGGAACACCCAGTACGGCGAGGTGACCGCGGAGGAGACGACGCGCATGGCGAAGGACGGCCGGCTGATCCCGGTTCGTGTCACGAGAGCGCCCCTGCGAGCGGCGGACGGCGCGATCGCCGGTATCGTTGCCATCGTCGAAGACGTCTCCGAACGGAGAGCCTCCGAACAGCAGCTTCGCCTGCTTTCCAGCGCGGTGGAACGGACCGCCGATGCCGTCATTATCGCCGATACGGCGGGCGCGATCCAGTACGTGAACCCCGCTACCGAGCGGATCACGAGATATACGCGCGCCGAACTGATCGGTCGGAACCCTCGGATCCTGAGCTCCGGCGAACACAATGCGGCGTTCTATGCGGACCTATGGCGCACGATCCTGAACGGCGATGCGTTCCGCGCGGTCTTCACGAACGTCCGCAAGGACGGCGAGACCTACTACGAAGACAAGACCATCTCGCCGATTCTGGACGCTTCCGGCGCGATCACGCACTTCGTTTCGGCCGGGCGGGACGTGACCTACTGGCGCGAGGCGGAGAGGACGCTCCGCGAGAGCGAGGAGCGGTTCCGCCAGCTTGCCGAGAACGTCGATGACGTCTTCTGGCTCATCGATGTTCCGACACGGCGCCTTCTCTACGTAAGCCCGTCGTTCGAACGCGTGTGGGGGATCCCAATCGCCGATCTCCGCACCCGTCCACGCCAATGGCTGGAAACGATCCGCTCGGACAACAAACCCGACGTGCTCGAGTCGATGCGGCGAATCCTCGACAACGGAATCTCGACGGACGATGAGTTCGCGATCATGCGACCGGACGGCTCGGAGCGATGGATCCGCGCGCGCGCGTTCGCGATCCGCGACGCGTCCGGAGCCATTGTCCGTATTGCCGGGATCGCGACCGATATCACCGAGCGTCGCGCTGCCGAGGAGGAGATCCGCCGCCTGTCCGCCGTCGTCGAGCAGACGGCGGATGTGGTCATGCTGCTCGATCCTGACGGGGTCATCGAGTACGTGAATCCAGCCTTCGAACAGAAGACCGGGTATGCCGCGTTCGAGGCGATTGGCAGGCTGCCCGAGACGTTCATCGCCTCTTCGGACGAACGTGACAACGCCCTGCTCAGTGATGGGATGCAGTACACGATTCGGCGGAAAAGCGGTGACGTGTACTATGAGGAGCGCTCTGTCTCGCCCATACGAGACGCGCTGGGTGTCCTGACGCACTACGCGGTCGTCGGCAAAGACGTGACGGAACAGCGAAGGCGCGAAGCCGCCGAACGCGCCAGCGAAGCGAAGTCCGAGTTCCTGAATCGTATGAGCCATGAGCTCCGAACGCCGATGCACGCCGTGCTGGGATTCGGTCAACTGCTCCGGGACGATACGGCTCTCAGCGAGCGCCAGACGCAGCGAGTCGATCGCATCCTGACGGCAGGAGGGCATTTGCTGGAACTGATCGACGAGGTGCTGGACCTGTCACGGATCGAAGCCGGGCGTATCACCGTGTCTCCGGAGCACATCTCCCTCGGATCCGTGGTCGCCGAAGCGCTTGCGACCATCAGTCCGCAAGCCAACGAGAGAGACCTGCGCATCGACGACCAGGCGAGCTATCAGGAACTGGCGGTGCAGGCGGATCGGATGCGCTTGCGGCAGGTGCTGCTGAACCTCCTGTCGAACGCGGTCAAGTTCAACCGCCCTTCGGGCTCGATCACACTGGGGGCTGAGCTCGCCGACGGCGGACGTGTGCGCGTTTCGATCTCCGACACAGGGCCCGGGATTCCTGCCGAGCACCTGGCGACGATCTTCCAGCCGTTCGAGCGCCTCGCCGCGGATAGCGATCGGATCCAGGGAACCGGCATCGGCCTGACGATCTCGAAGAAGCTCGTCGAACTGATGGGCGGCTCAATCGGTGTGGAAAGCGTCGTCAGCGAAGGATCGACGTTCTGGATCGAGCTCCCCGTTTCCACGGAGGAGATTCCTCAACGAGAAGTCGTCGACACGAACACGGCCGGCTCCCAGTACGTCGTCCTGTATGTCGATGACAACCCGGACAGCCTCGCTTTAATGGAAGACATCCTGCAAGATCAGCGGGACATCCGTCTGCTGACCGCACTTGGCGCGCGGCTTGGGCTCGAGTTGGCGCAGGCGCATCGACCCGACGTCATCCTCCTCGATATCAACATGCCGGACATCGACGGCTTCGCGGCGCTCCGCGCGCTACGCGCCATACCGGAGACCGCAGAAACCCCGGCGCTGGCTCTTAGTGCCAGTGTGCTGCCCGGCGAAGTTGAGAGGGGCCTGAACGCAGGCTTCGAACGCTACATCGGCAAGCCGATTCGCGTCCGAGAGTTTCTCGAGCAGCTCCGCCGGATCCTCTCCGGTCGGCCGCGCAGATGAGTGAAGCGCTGGACGGCGTCGCTACCACACCGCGCAAGAGCCCGACTCCGGAAGCGCCAGCGCGCCAACATCGTGTCCTATACAACTGGGCTATTTATTGGTTATATTATGCCGCGAGTGAGGCAATCGCCTGACACGCCGGTGCACAGGCGCTCTGGTGCGCATGTCGCGCCCGTCCCCGCGGAGGACCTATCGCCGTGAAGGGTCTACAGGTATCGCACGCACTCCCACGACGGCTCTCCCGCCTTCTTCAGGAAGACAACCACCTGCCGCTCTGGCGTCATCGATGGCTCACCGTCGCTGTCGTTTCGTTCCTCCACGCGTCCGCGTTTCTGCTGATCCGTGACTGGGATTCCCACGGTTTGGTCCACACCGGCACGCTCGTCATCGGAACCGCGACATGGTTCTGGCGTCTGCGTGGAGCCGTTGTGTCCACCATCCTGCTCGTAGGCGCATCCGTCCTTGCGTTACATCTACAGGGCGTGGAGTGGTCTAGGTTCCTCGTCGGCAGCGATGCTTGGGAGATGGCTTTCGCCTTCGTCGTCGCGGCAGGTGTCGGTTACCTGCGCGGCGCTCTGTTGCGCGTGCGTCAGGAATCCACGCACGCGCGCCAGGCCGCTGCCGACCTGGACGTCAGCACGCGCACCTTTCGCTCGATGCTGGATTCCGTCGGTGACACGCTCTTCACCCTCGATACGGAGGGCCGCTATACGTCCGTCTTTGGCGGCGGGCTCAGAACCCTCGGCATCGCGCCGGAGCATCTGCTCGGAGTGCTGTCGGCAGACATTTTCGCCGAGGAGCACCGTGCCGGGCGCGTAGAGGCGATCCGCGAAGCTCTCGCAGGACGCAATGCCGCGCACGAGTGGAGTATGGGCGAAAACGTCTTCCATACGCTGCTGTCGCCCATTCGCGACGATGCTGGCGCGGTGATCGGGATCGTCGGCGTCGGAAGGAATGTCACCGAGCTCCATCGCATCGGTCGGCAGGTCGAGCAAAGCGAGGCGCGTTTCCGCATGATCACCGACTTGGCGCCCGTGGGAATCATGCTCGCGCGAGTCTCCGACGGGACCGTGCTTTACGCGAGCCAGCGGATGGCTGAGCTCCTCGGCACGACACATGACGCGCTGATGCAAGCGACGACGACCCAGTTCTATGACGACCCGAACGAACGCGCCGTCGTTATGGAAGCGCTCCGCAGGACCGGAGAGATCCGAGGCTTACTGGTTCGAGTCCGGAAGTCGAATGGGACGCAAGCGACCTTCTCTGCCTCCTATCGAATCATAGAGCTCGCGGGCGAATCCGTCGTGGTGGCGATCGCGGAGGACTTCACGGATCGTGCCGCCGCCGAAGAACAGCTCCGAATCGCCAAGGAAGCTGCTGAGGAGGCGAATCGGCACAAGTCCGAGTTCCTCAACCGCATGAGCCACGATCTTCGAACACCGATGAACGCCGTGCTGGGGTTCGCCCAGATGCTGCTGGACGATCCCACGCTCGGAGACCGCCAGCACCAACGCGTCGAACGAATCCTGAGTGCCGGCGGTCATCTCCTGGACCTCATCAACGAGGTTCTCGATATGTCGCGCATCGAGGTCGGCAAGCTCAGCGTCTCGCCCGAGAACGTAGCGGTCGCGCCCGTGGTGGAGGAAGTCGTGGCGACGACTTCTCCGCTGGCGGAGGCTCGACAGATCCGTGTCACCAACCGCGTCGTCGACGCGTCGCTGATCGTCGTGGCGGATCGCACGCGGCTGAGGCAAGTACTGATGAACCTCATGTCCAACGCGATCAAGTACAGCGGCGAAGGCAGCGACGTGACCTTGCGAGCGGAAAAGACCGACGACGGAAGCCGCGTAAGGATCGCCGTCGCCGACACGGGGCCGGGTATTCCTGAAGATCAGCACGAAACCATCTTCCGGCCATTCGAGCGCTTGGCGCACAGCAATCGCGGCATTGAAGGCACCGGAATCGGGCTCACTCTATCGAGAGCCCTCGTCGGTCTGATGGAAGGAACGCTCACGCTCGAAAGCGTCGTCGGCGAGGGGAGCACCTTCACTGTCGAGTTACCGACGGGCTCGGCTCGCGATGTCATAGAGCCGTTCACGCCGGACATGGCGGAAGCTCCGAGGCGAACTATCCTGTACATCGACGACAATCCCGACAGCCTACACCTCATGGAGGACGTCCTGTCGGAGAGACCCCATATCGAACTGCTGACAGCGCCCCAGGCGAGCATCGGCATCGAGTTCGCGCGGGTTCGCCAGCCGGACCTGATCATCCTGGATATCAACATGCCGGACATGGACGGGTACGCGGCGTTGGCGGCGCTCCGCGCCTCCGAGGACACGCGACACATCCCTGTGGTCGCCCTCACGGCAAGCGCGCACGAGCACGACATACAGCAGGGGCGCGAGGCAGGCTTTCGCCACTATTTCACAAAGCCGATGGACGTCCGTCGCTTCCACGCCGTGATCGACAGTATCCTAGAGACGGATGTTCCCCCCGAAGAGGCGCTTTCGTGATGCCCGCGTCGACGCTCAGCGATGACGACATTCGGAACGCCGCCATTCTGATCGTCGACGACCATCAGGAGAACATCGATCTGCTCGTCGATATCCTGGAAGACGCCGGATTCCGCCGCCTGTTGACGACGACCGATCCCCGCCGCGTTGAAGACATCGTCCGAGACGAGTCGCCGGATGTCGTTCTGCTGGACCTCCGGATGCCCTACATGGACGGTTTCGCGGTCATGGAACGCCTGAGAGCGATGCCGTCGCGGGCTCATGTGCCGATTCTCGTCCTGACGGCGGCTCAGGAGAGGGAGACTCGGTTGCGAGCCCTGGCGTCCGGCGCGAACGACTTCCTGTCGAAACCCTTCGACACCGCTGAGGTGCGCGTCCGCATCCGAAACCTCATCGTCGCCAGTCTGCTCTACCAGGGCATCGCCGAAGCCAGTCAGCGATTGTCA carries:
- a CDS encoding PAS domain S-box protein, with protein sequence MKAGTAMLSSLRPRIEALFAAIPIVAGAFAVVSGALVLMGWFLKVPFLTSLSPDWGSVKANTALGLGLAGVALILLSRESSSRRRRWTGYAVAGVVALVGAITLLEYITGWDPGFDQLLVTEPPGAPGTSAPGRMAPATALSFLLVGSALLLRRVLPRRWIPPTQSIALVTFLLSLFALLSHLFGLAYYGQHPSFTTMAPPTAVPFLALAVGLLLMQANHGVPAMLVDTGPAGWMARRVPLLIPVLLLVAWLRLLGERMGFYALDVGIAGLISMSVAILSTLGWMACKSLLRADTDRRLADLARLASEEGFRATFEQAAIGIMHVRQGGAVVRANRVLGELLGYSSEELLQMTTLDLLHPDDMDAALEPARQVYEGERASYSTEKRYVRKDGSIVPVHLTLSLARTEDGEPDYFVEIVEDISQRKAAEEEIRKLNANLEQRVLERTTELQQANQELEAFTYSVSHDLRAPVRAINGFTKIILEDYPSELPDEVVRYLGLVTNSGEYMGRLIDDLLALSRIGRAPLRKQRVSVAEIAARAFESLHEACEGRSVRLRMGDLPDVQAEPTMLYQVFENLLSNAVKFTRGREEAIIRVDARQENGKTLYAVSDNGAGFDMKYANKLFQPFQRLHSANDFPGTGVGLAIVRRIVARHGGTVRAESAVGEGATFLFSLG
- a CDS encoding response regulator; its protein translation is MSASFVEILMVEDNANDVELTLHALRRNRIANSIHVVGDGEEALDFLFRRGAYADRGDGVPRVILLDLKLPKVDGLEVLRIVKGDERTKLIPVVVLTSSREEKDIIESYRLNVNSYIVKPVDFEQFTDSVRQLGLYWMLTNQTPS
- a CDS encoding PAS domain S-box protein, whose product is MEAQRPLQLLLLEDNQADVEIVLDSLRRSGVALEHRHVWTRAQFAAELDAAPDVIVSDYHLPQFDALQALRLMTERGLDIPFIVVTGHLSDEEAVACLRAGASDFLLKDRLHRLPAAIETALELASSRARLRDERAAHDRERALLNALFEGTPDLVYFKDIESRFTRLNSATASLLGVENPADAIGKTDFDFFDAETARRSYADEQRLLRTGEAIRDREELLDGEDPGWLLTTKVPLRDASGKIVGLAGIAKHITELKRVQRALQREQSLLTTLIDNLPDLVYFKDAQGRFARVNRPKAAQLGHDSPNEVTGKLPSDFYAPERAQRYIDADSETIRDGRARLGFEEQLPNPAPDGPERWYQTSNVPVHGSDGASVGIVGIARDITERKAVEEALRESEERFRTVVSSMSDIIFTLDREGRHTAVYGNWVERSGLTPETFIGRTARDVLGPEAARVHDEANARALRGETVVYEWSALVNSQMRHYQTSLSPLRDARGEVTGLVGVGRDITALRQAQEEVLSTHARLEAILSSSPLPILVGDLEGRITTWSPAAERLFGWTADEAAGRRLLTVPPGLQAEFVELAARNTQYGEVTAEETTRMAKDGRLIPVRVTRAPLRAADGAIAGIVAIVEDVSERRASEQQLRLLSSAVERTADAVIIADTAGAIQYVNPATERITRYTRAELIGRNPRILSSGEHNAAFYADLWRTILNGDAFRAVFTNVRKDGETYYEDKTISPILDASGAITHFVSAGRDVTYWREAERTLRESEERFRQLAENVDDVFWLIDVPTRRLLYVSPSFERVWGIPIADLRTRPRQWLETIRSDNKPDVLESMRRILDNGISTDDEFAIMRPDGSERWIRARAFAIRDASGAIVRIAGIATDITERRAAEEEIRRLSAVVEQTADVVMLLDPDGVIEYVNPAFEQKTGYAAFEAIGRLPETFIASSDERDNALLSDGMQYTIRRKSGDVYYEERSVSPIRDALGVLTHYAVVGKDVTEQRRREAAERASEAKSEFLNRMSHELRTPMHAVLGFGQLLRDDTALSERQTQRVDRILTAGGHLLELIDEVLDLSRIEAGRITVSPEHISLGSVVAEALATISPQANERDLRIDDQASYQELAVQADRMRLRQVLLNLLSNAVKFNRPSGSITLGAELADGGRVRVSISDTGPGIPAEHLATIFQPFERLAADSDRIQGTGIGLTISKKLVELMGGSIGVESVVSEGSTFWIELPVSTEEIPQREVVDTNTAGSQYVVLYVDDNPDSLALMEDILQDQRDIRLLTALGARLGLELAQAHRPDVILLDINMPDIDGFAALRALRAIPETAETPALALSASVLPGEVERGLNAGFERYIGKPIRVREFLEQLRRILSGRPRR
- a CDS encoding PAS domain S-box protein; protein product: MKGLQVSHALPRRLSRLLQEDNHLPLWRHRWLTVAVVSFLHASAFLLIRDWDSHGLVHTGTLVIGTATWFWRLRGAVVSTILLVGASVLALHLQGVEWSRFLVGSDAWEMAFAFVVAAGVGYLRGALLRVRQESTHARQAAADLDVSTRTFRSMLDSVGDTLFTLDTEGRYTSVFGGGLRTLGIAPEHLLGVLSADIFAEEHRAGRVEAIREALAGRNAAHEWSMGENVFHTLLSPIRDDAGAVIGIVGVGRNVTELHRIGRQVEQSEARFRMITDLAPVGIMLARVSDGTVLYASQRMAELLGTTHDALMQATTTQFYDDPNERAVVMEALRRTGEIRGLLVRVRKSNGTQATFSASYRIIELAGESVVVAIAEDFTDRAAAEEQLRIAKEAAEEANRHKSEFLNRMSHDLRTPMNAVLGFAQMLLDDPTLGDRQHQRVERILSAGGHLLDLINEVLDMSRIEVGKLSVSPENVAVAPVVEEVVATTSPLAEARQIRVTNRVVDASLIVVADRTRLRQVLMNLMSNAIKYSGEGSDVTLRAEKTDDGSRVRIAVADTGPGIPEDQHETIFRPFERLAHSNRGIEGTGIGLTLSRALVGLMEGTLTLESVVGEGSTFTVELPTGSARDVIEPFTPDMAEAPRRTILYIDDNPDSLHLMEDVLSERPHIELLTAPQASIGIEFARVRQPDLIILDINMPDMDGYAALAALRASEDTRHIPVVALTASAHEHDIQQGREAGFRHYFTKPMDVRRFHAVIDSILETDVPPEEALS